A single window of Actinoallomurus bryophytorum DNA harbors:
- a CDS encoding ABC transporter permease, producing MTAPIEVSGSDIEAQPEAVLAGMGGKVEGRSLGQIAWMRLRRDKVAMFGGVVVLLLIIMAVSAPLLVKWFGYPPSEFHQNYIDPSLQRPLHGPWHSGISSKFLLGVEPTTGRDIFSRIVTGAWISLLIAFLATLLSVVIGSTLGIIAGYFGGWVDTLIARAMDVFLAFPILLFAIALAGVVQGKVWGLSGNGLRISLLIFIIGFFNWAYIGRIIRGQTLSLREREFVDAARSMGARAPYILFRELLPNLLAPILVYSTLLIPTNILFEAALSYLGVGVNEPTPTWGGMLATAVPIYSIDPWFMIVPGLAIFVTVLAFNLFGDGLRDALDPRSR from the coding sequence GTGACCGCACCGATCGAGGTGTCCGGTTCCGATATCGAAGCACAGCCGGAGGCCGTGCTCGCGGGTATGGGCGGCAAGGTCGAGGGCCGCTCGCTCGGTCAGATCGCCTGGATGCGGCTCCGGCGCGACAAGGTGGCGATGTTCGGCGGCGTCGTGGTGCTCCTGTTGATCATCATGGCGGTCTCCGCGCCGCTGCTCGTCAAGTGGTTCGGGTATCCGCCGAGCGAGTTCCACCAGAACTACATCGACCCGAGCCTCCAGCGCCCGCTCCACGGACCCTGGCACTCGGGCATCAGCAGCAAGTTCCTGCTCGGCGTCGAGCCCACGACGGGCCGTGACATCTTCAGCCGGATCGTCACCGGGGCCTGGATCTCCCTGTTGATCGCCTTCCTCGCGACCCTGCTCTCGGTGGTCATCGGTTCGACGCTGGGGATCATCGCCGGCTACTTCGGTGGCTGGGTGGACACGCTGATCGCCCGTGCCATGGACGTCTTCCTGGCCTTCCCGATCCTGCTGTTCGCCATCGCGCTGGCGGGCGTCGTCCAGGGCAAGGTGTGGGGACTGTCCGGGAACGGACTCCGCATCAGCCTGCTGATCTTCATCATCGGCTTCTTCAACTGGGCCTATATCGGCCGGATCATCCGGGGTCAGACGCTCTCTCTGCGCGAACGCGAGTTCGTCGACGCGGCGCGCTCGATGGGGGCGCGGGCGCCCTACATCCTCTTCCGCGAGCTGCTGCCGAACCTCCTCGCCCCGATCCTGGTCTACTCCACGCTGCTCATCCCGACGAACATCCTGTTCGAGGCGGCGCTCTCCTATCTCGGGGTGGGAGTCAACGAGCCGACACCCACGTGGGGCGGCATGCTCGCCACGGCGGTCCCGATCTACTCGATCGACCCCTGGTTCATGATCGTCCCGGGCCTCGCGATCTTCGTGACGGTTCTGGCCTTCAACCTCTTCGGCGACGGTCTACGCGACGCCCTGGACCCTCGTAGTCGCTGA
- a CDS encoding ArsR/SmtB family transcription factor produces the protein MSATRLVAGSGDLLLCRFAASPLWETVHAARVFVDPRSRPYMRPWWEQVRDRHPSPELLSLYARHGYTPDFFIQPLSGGAPRIEDQLDAVRATPPAQVEAELRRVDLSRSTSPDAVRAMLADPEAARDRIAGHLADAWQRLVLPWWPRVRELIDADIEYRSRVLAARGLGEVIDGLHERIRWTGQAIVIEPGPKQERELGGEGLILMPSAFGWPIVTAVVDRPWQPTLIYPVRGIGELLGGRATASAPLARLLGRTRALILTDLADPASTAALAARHGLAASTVSAHLTALEGAGLLTRRRHGHEVRYRRTPLGRALAEGLMPGE, from the coding sequence ATGAGCGCGACGCGGCTGGTGGCGGGCAGTGGAGACCTGCTGCTCTGCCGGTTCGCCGCCTCGCCCCTCTGGGAGACGGTGCACGCGGCGCGCGTCTTCGTCGACCCCCGGTCACGGCCCTACATGCGGCCGTGGTGGGAGCAGGTACGCGACCGTCACCCGTCGCCCGAGCTGCTCTCCCTGTACGCCCGGCACGGATACACCCCCGACTTCTTCATCCAGCCACTGAGCGGCGGCGCCCCGCGCATCGAGGACCAGCTCGACGCCGTACGCGCCACCCCGCCCGCCCAGGTCGAGGCCGAGCTGCGGCGCGTGGACCTGTCCCGGTCCACGTCACCCGATGCCGTACGCGCGATGCTCGCCGACCCGGAGGCGGCACGGGACCGGATCGCCGGCCACCTCGCGGACGCCTGGCAGCGGCTGGTGCTGCCCTGGTGGCCGCGGGTGCGCGAGCTCATCGACGCCGACATCGAGTACCGCTCCCGCGTCCTGGCCGCGCGCGGCCTCGGGGAGGTCATCGACGGCCTGCACGAGCGGATCCGCTGGACCGGCCAGGCCATCGTCATCGAACCGGGCCCGAAGCAGGAGCGCGAGCTCGGCGGCGAAGGGCTGATCCTGATGCCGAGCGCGTTCGGGTGGCCCATCGTCACGGCGGTCGTGGACCGGCCCTGGCAGCCGACGCTGATCTACCCGGTACGCGGCATCGGCGAGCTCCTGGGCGGCCGGGCGACCGCCTCCGCACCGCTCGCCCGGCTGCTCGGGCGTACCCGCGCGCTGATCCTGACCGATCTCGCGGATCCGGCCTCGACCGCCGCCCTCGCCGCCCGTCACGGGCTGGCCGCCTCCACCGTCTCGGCGCACCTGACCGCGTTGGAGGGCGCCGGGCTCCTCACCCGCAGGCGGCACGGCCATGAGGTGCGCTATCGCCGTACCCCGCTGGGCCGGGCCCTGGCCGAAGGGCTCATGCCGGGGGAGTAG
- a CDS encoding MFS transporter has product MTTSDKVPAGRYRDAFASTEFRVLFGALVVSMLGYVVASLAIVVLVYRRTNSPLLSALTFTTMFVPYLLGGTLLSGLVDRVPVRRLLVCCDLGGAVLVAVMTVPEVPVPALFALLFGLSLLTPLSTGARSALLPRVLPPEVVVPARSLFRMVSQGAQIAGYAVGGGLLADLSPRAVLGAGVVTYAASACVLRVFLGAHPEKAHRDGPRASLAADSLRGVGQVLRDRPLRRVLLLGWLVPLLMVVPEALAAPSAAARGLPSSATGWWLAAGPVGTVAGELAGVWLVPAARRGGLTTPLAACGFVPLLVFVLDPSLAPALVLLAVSGLCGAYLLGLDQLLLDVTPPDLLGRAYTVNTSVLMATQGLGFAAAGAVAEVVPPDRVIAAAGFAGLVTVAVLRAPRRADRDGQTAQVVRRESAAGPDRHRAAS; this is encoded by the coding sequence GTGACAACGAGCGACAAGGTTCCTGCGGGCCGCTACCGCGACGCGTTCGCCTCCACCGAGTTCCGCGTGCTGTTCGGCGCGCTCGTCGTCTCCATGCTCGGCTACGTCGTCGCGAGCCTGGCGATCGTCGTGCTCGTCTACCGCCGGACGAACTCCCCGCTGCTGTCGGCGCTGACGTTCACCACGATGTTCGTGCCGTACCTGCTCGGCGGGACCCTGCTGTCGGGGCTGGTGGACCGGGTGCCGGTACGGCGGCTGCTGGTCTGCTGCGATCTGGGCGGCGCGGTCCTGGTGGCGGTGATGACGGTGCCGGAGGTGCCGGTGCCGGCGTTGTTCGCGCTGCTGTTCGGGCTGAGCCTGCTGACGCCGCTGTCCACCGGGGCCCGTAGCGCCCTGCTTCCGAGGGTCCTGCCGCCCGAGGTGGTGGTCCCGGCGCGCTCGCTGTTCCGCATGGTCTCCCAGGGCGCGCAGATCGCCGGGTACGCCGTGGGCGGCGGCCTGCTGGCCGACCTTTCACCACGCGCCGTGCTGGGGGCCGGAGTGGTGACGTACGCGGCCTCGGCGTGCGTCCTCCGGGTGTTCTTGGGGGCACACCCGGAGAAGGCACACCGTGACGGGCCCCGGGCCTCGCTGGCGGCCGACTCTCTGCGCGGTGTCGGGCAGGTCCTGCGCGACCGGCCGCTTCGCCGGGTGCTGCTGCTGGGCTGGCTGGTGCCACTGCTCATGGTGGTCCCCGAGGCGCTGGCCGCGCCCTCGGCGGCCGCGCGCGGCCTGCCGTCGTCGGCGACCGGCTGGTGGCTGGCGGCCGGGCCGGTGGGCACGGTCGCCGGCGAGCTCGCCGGGGTCTGGCTGGTTCCGGCGGCCCGGCGCGGCGGGCTCACGACGCCGCTCGCCGCCTGCGGGTTCGTCCCGTTGCTGGTGTTCGTGCTGGATCCCTCGCTGGCACCGGCGCTGGTCCTCCTGGCGGTGTCGGGGCTGTGCGGCGCCTACCTGCTGGGGCTGGACCAGCTCCTGCTGGACGTCACGCCGCCGGACCTGCTCGGCCGTGCCTACACCGTGAACACCTCGGTGCTGATGGCCACCCAGGGGCTCGGGTTCGCCGCCGCCGGAGCGGTGGCCGAGGTCGTACCCCCCGACCGGGTGATCGCCGCGGCCGGGTTCGCGGGCCTCGTGACGGTCGCGGTCCTGCGGGCTCCCCGCCGCGCCGACCGCGACGGGCAGACCGCCCAGGTCGTCAGACGAGAGAGCGCAGCCGGGCCAGATCGACATCGAGCAGCGAGCTGA